The Parus major isolate Abel chromosome 4, Parus_major1.1, whole genome shotgun sequence genome has a window encoding:
- the TRIM2 gene encoding tripartite motif-containing protein 2 isoform X1 gives MASEGSNIPSPVVRQIDKQFLICSICLDRYKNPKVLPCLHTFCERCLQNYIPAHSLTLSCPVCRQTSILPEKGVSALQNNFFITNLMDVLQRTPDNSIEESSILETVTAVAAGKPLSCPNHDGNVMEFYCQSCETAMCRECTEGEHAEHPTVPLKDVVEQHKASLQVQLDAVNKRLPEIDSALHFISEIIHQLTNQKASIVDDIHSTFDELQKTLNVRKSVLLMELEVNYGLKHKVLQAQLDTLLEGQESIKSCSNFTAQALNHGTETEVLLVKKQMSDKLNELAERDFPLQPRENDQLDFIVETEGLKKSIHNLGTILTTNAVASETVATGEGLRQTVIGQPMSVTITTKDKDGELCKSGNAYLTAELSTPDGSVADGEILDNKNGTYEFLYTVQKEGDFTLSLRLYDQHIKGSPFKLKVVRSADVSPTTEGVKRRVKSPGSGHVKQKAVKRPASMYSTGKRKENPIEDDLIFRIGTKGRNKGEFTNLQGVAASTNGKILIADSNNQCVQIFSNDGQFKSRFGIRGRSPGQLQRPTGVAVHPSGDIIIADYDNKWVSIFSSDGKFKAKIGSGKLMGPKGVSVDRNGHIIVVDNKACCVFIFQPNGKIVTRFGSRGNGDKQFAGTLDGPHFAAVNSNNEIIITDFHNHSVKVFNQEGEFMLKFGSNGEGNGQFNAPTGVAVDSNGNIIVADWGNSRIQVFDGSGSFLSYINTSADPLYGPQGLALTSDGHVVVADSGNHCFKVYRYLQ, from the exons ATGGCCAGTGAAGGCTCCAACATCCCAAGTCCTGTGGTCCGTCAGATTGACAAGCAGTTTCTGATTTGCAGCATATGCCTGGACCGTTACAAGAACCCCAAAGTGCTTCCCTGCCTGCACACTTTCTGTGAGAG GTGTTTACAGAATTACATTCCAGCCCATAGCTTAACCCTTTCTTGCCCTGTGTGTCGCCAGACCTCCATTCTGCCAGAGAAGGGGGTTTCTGCACTCCAGAACAACTTCTTTATTACCAACCTGATGGATGTCCTGCAGCGAACGCCGGACAACAGCATTGAGGAGTCCTCCATCTTGGAGACTGTCACTGCTGTTGCTGCAGGCAAACCGCTCTCCTGCCCCAATCATGATGGAAAT GTGATGGAGTTTTACTGCCAGTCCTGTGAGACAGCCATGTGCCGGGAGTGCACAGAGGGAGAACACGCAGAGCATCCCACGGTACCACTCAAGGATGTGGTGGAGCAACACAAGGCTTCCCTCCAAGTCCAATTGGATGCTGTCAACAAAAG GCTTCCGGAGATTGACTCAGCACTTCATTTTATATCTGAAATCATACACCAGTTAACCAACCAAAAGGCTAGCATCGTAGATGACATTCATTCCACTTTTGATGAACTCCAGAAGACTTTAAATGTGCGAAAGAGCGTGCTGCTCATGGAACTGGAAGTGAATTATGGCCTTAAACACAAA GtcctccaggcacagctggataCCTTATTAGAAGGACAGGAAAGCATTAAAAGCTGCAGCAACTTTACAGCCCAGGCCCTCAACCATGGCACTGAAACTGAAGTGCTGCTGGTGAAGAAGCAGATGAGTGACAAGCTGAACGAACTGGCCGAGCGGGACTTCCCGCTGCAGCCCCGTGAAAACGATCAGTTGGACTTTATAGTGGAGACAGAAGGCCTGAAGAAGTCCATTCACAACCTGGGGACTATTTTAACCACCAACGCTGTTGCCTCTGAAACAGTCGCCACCGGTGAGGGGCTGAGGCAGACAGTGATCGGACAGCCCATGTCTGTTACTATCACGACCAAGGACAAGGATGGGGAGCTCTGTAAATCTGGGAATGCTTACCTCACTGCTGAACTGAGCACGCCTGATGGCAGTGTAGCAGATGGAGAAATACTTGACAACAAAAACGGCACTTATGAATTTTTGTATACTGTTCAGAAAGAAGGGGACTTCACTTTGTCACTGAGACTTTACGATCAACATATCAAGGGCAGCCCGTTCAAACTTAAAGTGGTCAGGTCAGCAGATGTGTCTCCTACCACTGAAGGGGTTAAGAGACGTGTTAAATCTCCAGGCAGTGGTCATGTGAAGCAGAAAGCTGTAAAAAGACCTGCGAGCATGTACAGCACtggcaaaagaaaagagaatccCATTGAAGATGATCTGATCTTCAGAATAG GCaccaaaggaagaaacaaagggGAATTTACAAATCTTCAAGGTGTAGCTGCAtctacaaatggaaaaatattaatagcagACAGTAACAACCAGTGTGTGCAG ATATTTTCCAATGATGGTCAGTTCAAAAGCCGTTTTGGCATACGAGGAAGGTCTCCTGGCCAGCTGCAGCGGCCAACAGGAGTGGCTGTGCATCCCAGTGGTGACATCATTATTGCAGACTATGATAACAAATGGGTTAGCATATTCTCATCAGATGGAAAATTTAAG gCCAAAATTGGGTCTGGAAAGCTCATGGGCCCTAAAGGTGTTTCAGTGGATCGTAATGGACACATCATTGTAGTGGACAATAAAGCATGCTGTGTCTTCATCTTCCAGCCAAATGGGAAAATAGTCACCAGGTTCGGGAGCCGAGGAAATGGTGACAAGCAGTTTGCAGGTACACTTGATG GTCCTCATTTTGCAGCTGTAAACAGCAACAATGAAATTATCATTACAGATTTTCATAACCATTCTGTCAAG GTATTTAACCAGGAGGGAGAATTCATGCTGAAGTTTGGATcaaatggagaaggaaatgggCAATTTAATGCACCAACTGGAGTAGCAGTAGATTCTAATGGAAATATTATCGTAGCAGATTGGGGAAACAGCCGAATACAG
- the TRIM2 gene encoding tripartite motif-containing protein 2 isoform X2 — MASEGSNIPSPVVRQIDKQFLICSICLDRYKNPKVLPCLHTFCERCLQNYIPAHSLTLSCPVCRQTSILPEKGVSALQNNFFITNLMDVLQRTPDNSIEESSILETVTAVAAGKPLSCPNHDGNVMEFYCQSCETAMCRECTEGEHAEHPTVPLKDVVEQHKASLQVQLDAVNKRLPEIDSALHFISEIIHQLTNQKASIVDDIHSTFDELQKTLNVRKSVLLMELEVNYGLKHKVLQAQLDTLLEGQESIKSCSNFTAQALNHGTETEVLLVKKQMSDKLNELAERDFPLQPRENDQLDFIVETEGLKKSIHNLGTILTTNAVASETVATGEGLRQTVIGQPMSVTITTKDKDGELCKSGNAYLTAELSTPDGSVADGEILDNKNGTYEFLYTVQKEGDFTLSLRLYDQHIKGSPFKLKVVRSADVSPTTEGVKRRVKSPGSGHVKQKAVKRPASMYSTGKRKENPIEDDLIFRIGTKGRNKGEFTNLQGVAASTNGKILIADSNNQCVQIFSNDGQFKSRFGIRGRSPGQLQRPTGVAVHPSGDIIIADYDNKWVSIFSSDGKFKAKIGSGKLMGPKGVSVDRNGHIIVVDNKACCVFIFQPNGKIVTRFGSRGNGDKQFAGPHFAAVNSNNEIIITDFHNHSVKVFNQEGEFMLKFGSNGEGNGQFNAPTGVAVDSNGNIIVADWGNSRIQVFDGSGSFLSYINTSADPLYGPQGLALTSDGHVVVADSGNHCFKVYRYLQ, encoded by the exons ATGGCCAGTGAAGGCTCCAACATCCCAAGTCCTGTGGTCCGTCAGATTGACAAGCAGTTTCTGATTTGCAGCATATGCCTGGACCGTTACAAGAACCCCAAAGTGCTTCCCTGCCTGCACACTTTCTGTGAGAG GTGTTTACAGAATTACATTCCAGCCCATAGCTTAACCCTTTCTTGCCCTGTGTGTCGCCAGACCTCCATTCTGCCAGAGAAGGGGGTTTCTGCACTCCAGAACAACTTCTTTATTACCAACCTGATGGATGTCCTGCAGCGAACGCCGGACAACAGCATTGAGGAGTCCTCCATCTTGGAGACTGTCACTGCTGTTGCTGCAGGCAAACCGCTCTCCTGCCCCAATCATGATGGAAAT GTGATGGAGTTTTACTGCCAGTCCTGTGAGACAGCCATGTGCCGGGAGTGCACAGAGGGAGAACACGCAGAGCATCCCACGGTACCACTCAAGGATGTGGTGGAGCAACACAAGGCTTCCCTCCAAGTCCAATTGGATGCTGTCAACAAAAG GCTTCCGGAGATTGACTCAGCACTTCATTTTATATCTGAAATCATACACCAGTTAACCAACCAAAAGGCTAGCATCGTAGATGACATTCATTCCACTTTTGATGAACTCCAGAAGACTTTAAATGTGCGAAAGAGCGTGCTGCTCATGGAACTGGAAGTGAATTATGGCCTTAAACACAAA GtcctccaggcacagctggataCCTTATTAGAAGGACAGGAAAGCATTAAAAGCTGCAGCAACTTTACAGCCCAGGCCCTCAACCATGGCACTGAAACTGAAGTGCTGCTGGTGAAGAAGCAGATGAGTGACAAGCTGAACGAACTGGCCGAGCGGGACTTCCCGCTGCAGCCCCGTGAAAACGATCAGTTGGACTTTATAGTGGAGACAGAAGGCCTGAAGAAGTCCATTCACAACCTGGGGACTATTTTAACCACCAACGCTGTTGCCTCTGAAACAGTCGCCACCGGTGAGGGGCTGAGGCAGACAGTGATCGGACAGCCCATGTCTGTTACTATCACGACCAAGGACAAGGATGGGGAGCTCTGTAAATCTGGGAATGCTTACCTCACTGCTGAACTGAGCACGCCTGATGGCAGTGTAGCAGATGGAGAAATACTTGACAACAAAAACGGCACTTATGAATTTTTGTATACTGTTCAGAAAGAAGGGGACTTCACTTTGTCACTGAGACTTTACGATCAACATATCAAGGGCAGCCCGTTCAAACTTAAAGTGGTCAGGTCAGCAGATGTGTCTCCTACCACTGAAGGGGTTAAGAGACGTGTTAAATCTCCAGGCAGTGGTCATGTGAAGCAGAAAGCTGTAAAAAGACCTGCGAGCATGTACAGCACtggcaaaagaaaagagaatccCATTGAAGATGATCTGATCTTCAGAATAG GCaccaaaggaagaaacaaagggGAATTTACAAATCTTCAAGGTGTAGCTGCAtctacaaatggaaaaatattaatagcagACAGTAACAACCAGTGTGTGCAG ATATTTTCCAATGATGGTCAGTTCAAAAGCCGTTTTGGCATACGAGGAAGGTCTCCTGGCCAGCTGCAGCGGCCAACAGGAGTGGCTGTGCATCCCAGTGGTGACATCATTATTGCAGACTATGATAACAAATGGGTTAGCATATTCTCATCAGATGGAAAATTTAAG gCCAAAATTGGGTCTGGAAAGCTCATGGGCCCTAAAGGTGTTTCAGTGGATCGTAATGGACACATCATTGTAGTGGACAATAAAGCATGCTGTGTCTTCATCTTCCAGCCAAATGGGAAAATAGTCACCAGGTTCGGGAGCCGAGGAAATGGTGACAAGCAGTTTGCAG GTCCTCATTTTGCAGCTGTAAACAGCAACAATGAAATTATCATTACAGATTTTCATAACCATTCTGTCAAG GTATTTAACCAGGAGGGAGAATTCATGCTGAAGTTTGGATcaaatggagaaggaaatgggCAATTTAATGCACCAACTGGAGTAGCAGTAGATTCTAATGGAAATATTATCGTAGCAGATTGGGGAAACAGCCGAATACAG
- the TRIM2 gene encoding tripartite motif-containing protein 2 isoform X3: protein MEFYCQSCETAMCRECTEGEHAEHPTVPLKDVVEQHKASLQVQLDAVNKRLPEIDSALHFISEIIHQLTNQKASIVDDIHSTFDELQKTLNVRKSVLLMELEVNYGLKHKVLQAQLDTLLEGQESIKSCSNFTAQALNHGTETEVLLVKKQMSDKLNELAERDFPLQPRENDQLDFIVETEGLKKSIHNLGTILTTNAVASETVATGEGLRQTVIGQPMSVTITTKDKDGELCKSGNAYLTAELSTPDGSVADGEILDNKNGTYEFLYTVQKEGDFTLSLRLYDQHIKGSPFKLKVVRSADVSPTTEGVKRRVKSPGSGHVKQKAVKRPASMYSTGKRKENPIEDDLIFRIGTKGRNKGEFTNLQGVAASTNGKILIADSNNQCVQIFSNDGQFKSRFGIRGRSPGQLQRPTGVAVHPSGDIIIADYDNKWVSIFSSDGKFKAKIGSGKLMGPKGVSVDRNGHIIVVDNKACCVFIFQPNGKIVTRFGSRGNGDKQFAGTLDGPHFAAVNSNNEIIITDFHNHSVKVFNQEGEFMLKFGSNGEGNGQFNAPTGVAVDSNGNIIVADWGNSRIQVFDGSGSFLSYINTSADPLYGPQGLALTSDGHVVVADSGNHCFKVYRYLQ, encoded by the exons ATGGAGTTTTACTGCCAGTCCTGTGAGACAGCCATGTGCCGGGAGTGCACAGAGGGAGAACACGCAGAGCATCCCACGGTACCACTCAAGGATGTGGTGGAGCAACACAAGGCTTCCCTCCAAGTCCAATTGGATGCTGTCAACAAAAG GCTTCCGGAGATTGACTCAGCACTTCATTTTATATCTGAAATCATACACCAGTTAACCAACCAAAAGGCTAGCATCGTAGATGACATTCATTCCACTTTTGATGAACTCCAGAAGACTTTAAATGTGCGAAAGAGCGTGCTGCTCATGGAACTGGAAGTGAATTATGGCCTTAAACACAAA GtcctccaggcacagctggataCCTTATTAGAAGGACAGGAAAGCATTAAAAGCTGCAGCAACTTTACAGCCCAGGCCCTCAACCATGGCACTGAAACTGAAGTGCTGCTGGTGAAGAAGCAGATGAGTGACAAGCTGAACGAACTGGCCGAGCGGGACTTCCCGCTGCAGCCCCGTGAAAACGATCAGTTGGACTTTATAGTGGAGACAGAAGGCCTGAAGAAGTCCATTCACAACCTGGGGACTATTTTAACCACCAACGCTGTTGCCTCTGAAACAGTCGCCACCGGTGAGGGGCTGAGGCAGACAGTGATCGGACAGCCCATGTCTGTTACTATCACGACCAAGGACAAGGATGGGGAGCTCTGTAAATCTGGGAATGCTTACCTCACTGCTGAACTGAGCACGCCTGATGGCAGTGTAGCAGATGGAGAAATACTTGACAACAAAAACGGCACTTATGAATTTTTGTATACTGTTCAGAAAGAAGGGGACTTCACTTTGTCACTGAGACTTTACGATCAACATATCAAGGGCAGCCCGTTCAAACTTAAAGTGGTCAGGTCAGCAGATGTGTCTCCTACCACTGAAGGGGTTAAGAGACGTGTTAAATCTCCAGGCAGTGGTCATGTGAAGCAGAAAGCTGTAAAAAGACCTGCGAGCATGTACAGCACtggcaaaagaaaagagaatccCATTGAAGATGATCTGATCTTCAGAATAG GCaccaaaggaagaaacaaagggGAATTTACAAATCTTCAAGGTGTAGCTGCAtctacaaatggaaaaatattaatagcagACAGTAACAACCAGTGTGTGCAG ATATTTTCCAATGATGGTCAGTTCAAAAGCCGTTTTGGCATACGAGGAAGGTCTCCTGGCCAGCTGCAGCGGCCAACAGGAGTGGCTGTGCATCCCAGTGGTGACATCATTATTGCAGACTATGATAACAAATGGGTTAGCATATTCTCATCAGATGGAAAATTTAAG gCCAAAATTGGGTCTGGAAAGCTCATGGGCCCTAAAGGTGTTTCAGTGGATCGTAATGGACACATCATTGTAGTGGACAATAAAGCATGCTGTGTCTTCATCTTCCAGCCAAATGGGAAAATAGTCACCAGGTTCGGGAGCCGAGGAAATGGTGACAAGCAGTTTGCAGGTACACTTGATG GTCCTCATTTTGCAGCTGTAAACAGCAACAATGAAATTATCATTACAGATTTTCATAACCATTCTGTCAAG GTATTTAACCAGGAGGGAGAATTCATGCTGAAGTTTGGATcaaatggagaaggaaatgggCAATTTAATGCACCAACTGGAGTAGCAGTAGATTCTAATGGAAATATTATCGTAGCAGATTGGGGAAACAGCCGAATACAG